A part of Capsicum annuum cultivar UCD-10X-F1 chromosome 6, UCD10Xv1.1, whole genome shotgun sequence genomic DNA contains:
- the LOC107872968 gene encoding uncharacterized protein At4g19900 isoform X2, giving the protein MTESAPRIIHTRERYGGIYLDSDIIVLNSLSSLNNTVAFEDDLHRKKLNGVVMDFRKYSPFILECLKEFYASYDDSQLRWNGADLLTRVASNFSINDNLYENDQSIFDAVL; this is encoded by the exons ATGACTGAAAGTGCACCTCGAATTATACACACCAGGGAAAG GTATGGCGGAATCTATCTTGACTCAGACATCATAGTGTTGAATTCATTGTCTTCACTTAATAATACTGTTGCTTTTGAGGATGACTTACATCGGAAAAAATTGAACGGTGTTGTAATGGATTTTAGAAAGTACAG TCCTTTTATATTAGAGTGTTTGAAGGAGTTTTACGCATCTTATGATGACTCACAATTGAGATGGAATGGAGCTGATCTTTTGACAAGAGTTgctagtaacttttctatcaatgATAATCTATACG AGAATGACCAGAGTATCTTTGATGCCGTTCTTTGA
- the LOC107872968 gene encoding uncharacterized protein At4g19900 isoform X1 → MTESAPRIIHTRERYGGIYLDSDIIVLNSLSSLNNTVAFEDDLHRKKLNGVVMDFRKYSPFILECLKEFYASYDDSQLRWNGADLLTRVASNFSINDNLYGRKMEIIFQPSFIFFPILFLGE, encoded by the exons ATGACTGAAAGTGCACCTCGAATTATACACACCAGGGAAAG GTATGGCGGAATCTATCTTGACTCAGACATCATAGTGTTGAATTCATTGTCTTCACTTAATAATACTGTTGCTTTTGAGGATGACTTACATCGGAAAAAATTGAACGGTGTTGTAATGGATTTTAGAAAGTACAG TCCTTTTATATTAGAGTGTTTGAAGGAGTTTTACGCATCTTATGATGACTCACAATTGAGATGGAATGGAGCTGATCTTTTGACAAGAGTTgctagtaacttttctatcaatgATAATCTATACGGTAGAAAGATGGAGATCATTTTTCAACCCTCTTTCATTTTCTTCCCTATCCTATTTTTAGGCGAATGA